Proteins encoded by one window of Acetivibrio thermocellus ATCC 27405:
- the coaBC gene encoding bifunctional phosphopantothenoylcysteine decarboxylase/phosphopantothenate--cysteine ligase CoaBC, with protein MLKGKTVVVGVCGGIAAYKAVELVSRLKKLDADVHVIMTANAVKFVAPLTFRSICHNPVITDMFEEPKIWDIQHVSLAQKADLIVVAPATANIIGKVAGGIADDMLSTTIMAANSPVLFVPAMNDKMYENPIVQENIKKLASLGYLFMEPDTGHMACGTSGKGRFPSPERIVDFVKGILNKSNDYEGLKVLVTAGPTREPIDPVRYISNHSSGKMGYAVAKAALERGACVKLVTGPVNIAPPPGAEVVCVTTAVEMHNEVMKSYGDFDIIVMVAAVADYRCASVAERKIKKSGEKLTLELVKNPDIAAELGKVKGSRILVGFSAETDNLLENAALKLASKNMDMIVANDVTMEGAGFGVDTNIVKLIKRDGSRIDLPVMSKEGVAHRILDEVLSIKNG; from the coding sequence TTGCTGAAAGGAAAAACCGTGGTAGTGGGTGTTTGCGGAGGAATAGCCGCTTACAAGGCTGTGGAGCTTGTCAGCAGATTAAAAAAGCTTGATGCTGATGTGCATGTCATTATGACTGCCAATGCCGTAAAGTTTGTTGCGCCTCTCACCTTCCGCTCCATATGTCACAATCCTGTAATAACCGACATGTTTGAGGAGCCAAAGATATGGGACATACAGCATGTTTCCCTGGCGCAGAAAGCCGACCTTATTGTTGTGGCACCGGCGACAGCCAATATCATAGGAAAAGTTGCCGGGGGTATTGCGGATGACATGCTTTCGACAACTATTATGGCAGCAAATTCTCCCGTTTTGTTTGTGCCTGCCATGAACGACAAGATGTATGAAAATCCCATAGTTCAGGAAAACATCAAAAAACTTGCGTCGCTGGGCTATCTCTTTATGGAGCCGGATACGGGGCATATGGCCTGCGGTACCAGCGGAAAGGGACGGTTCCCGTCTCCGGAGAGAATTGTGGACTTTGTAAAGGGAATTTTAAATAAAAGCAACGACTATGAAGGCTTAAAGGTTCTTGTGACTGCAGGGCCTACCAGGGAGCCGATTGATCCTGTAAGATATATTTCGAACCATTCATCGGGGAAGATGGGATATGCGGTTGCAAAAGCCGCCTTGGAGAGAGGGGCTTGTGTGAAGCTTGTGACCGGCCCTGTAAACATTGCTCCGCCTCCGGGGGCGGAGGTTGTTTGTGTGACCACCGCCGTGGAGATGCACAATGAGGTAATGAAATCCTACGGGGATTTTGACATTATAGTTATGGTGGCGGCTGTTGCGGATTACAGATGTGCATCGGTTGCCGAAAGAAAAATAAAAAAATCAGGGGAAAAACTTACCCTTGAATTGGTAAAGAACCCTGACATAGCGGCAGAACTCGGAAAGGTAAAAGGATCCAGAATTTTAGTGGGATTTAGCGCTGAGACGGATAATCTTCTTGAAAATGCGGCTTTAAAGCTTGCTTCCAAAAATATGGACATGATAGTGGCAAATGATGTGACTATGGAGGGCGCAGGCTTTGGGGTTGATACGAATATTGTAAAGCTTATAAAAAGAGACGGAAGCAGAATCGATTTGCCTGTAATGAGCAAAGAGGGCGTGGCTCACCGGATCTTGGACGAGGTTTTGTCAATTAAAAACGGTTAA
- the rpoZ gene encoding DNA-directed RNA polymerase subunit omega has translation MKEKKERVSSMIEPSINSLLEKVDSRYTLVVATAKRARQLTDGANKLTNCESDKPVTVAINEINENKITYIRTKSGIK, from the coding sequence ATGAAAGAGAAGAAAGAGAGAGTTTCAAGCATGATTGAGCCAAGTATAAATTCTCTGCTTGAAAAGGTTGACAGTCGGTATACTCTGGTGGTGGCTACCGCCAAGAGAGCCAGACAGCTTACGGACGGTGCCAACAAACTGACCAATTGTGAATCGGATAAGCCGGTTACTGTAGCAATTAATGAGATTAATGAAAACAAAATAACATACATAAGAACAAAGAGTGGTATAAAGTAA
- the gmk gene encoding guanylate kinase → MMYREGLLVVVSGPSGAGKGTLLNLLKDSGDNNIRFSVSATTRAPRVGEVDGVNYFFKTKEEFMLMIENDELFEWVEYCDNFYGTPKKYIEDTIKGGYDCLLEIEVEGAAKVMKAYPECVSVFILPPSFEELRRRIEKRGTEDVEVVNKRLERAKKEIAYASNYDYIIVNDNLKDAVEGLRSIIKAEKLKLKRNRDVLCQFEHN, encoded by the coding sequence GTGATGTACCGTGAAGGGCTGCTGGTTGTCGTATCCGGTCCGTCAGGAGCCGGAAAGGGCACGCTTTTGAATTTGCTGAAGGATTCCGGAGACAACAACATAAGGTTTTCGGTTTCTGCCACCACAAGAGCACCGAGAGTGGGCGAGGTGGATGGCGTAAACTATTTTTTTAAGACCAAAGAAGAATTTATGCTTATGATTGAAAATGACGAGCTTTTTGAATGGGTGGAGTACTGTGACAACTTTTACGGAACTCCGAAGAAGTACATTGAGGATACCATAAAAGGTGGCTATGACTGTTTGCTGGAAATCGAAGTGGAAGGAGCGGCAAAAGTAATGAAAGCCTATCCTGAATGTGTTTCGGTTTTTATTTTGCCGCCTTCTTTTGAAGAGTTGAGAAGAAGAATTGAAAAAAGAGGCACTGAGGATGTTGAGGTGGTGAATAAGCGCCTTGAGAGGGCAAAAAAAGAAATTGCCTATGCTTCAAACTACGATTACATCATAGTTAACGACAATCTTAAAGATGCAGTGGAAGGTTTGCGCAGCATAATCAAGGCAGAAAAGCTGAAGCTCAAGCGAAACAGGGATGTGCTTTGTCAGTTTGAACACAACTGA
- the remA gene encoding extracellular matrix/biofilm regulator RemA — MLMKLINIGFGNIVSANRLVAIVSPESAPIKRIIQEARERGMLVDATYGRRTRAVIITDSDHIILSAVQPETVAHRLNTKEAEDVEVDDEEEIDE; from the coding sequence ATTCTAATGAAACTTATAAATATCGGTTTTGGTAATATTGTATCGGCAAACAGGCTTGTTGCCATTGTAAGTCCGGAGTCCGCTCCGATAAAGAGGATAATCCAGGAAGCAAGGGAGAGAGGCATGCTTGTGGATGCCACTTACGGCAGAAGAACGAGAGCCGTAATTATAACAGACAGCGACCATATTATTCTGTCTGCCGTTCAGCCTGAAACGGTAGCACACAGGTTGAATACAAAAGAAGCAGAGGATGTTGAAGTGGACGACGAGGAAGAAATCGACGAATAG
- a CDS encoding YicC/YloC family endoribonuclease gives MIRSMTGFGRGRAQADGREFLVEIKTVNHRYCDIYIKLPRQISFLEDKVREVIGKSISRGKVDVFINYEDFSEDSKNILIDEGLAKTYIKSVEYLRDKYGLKDDISVSLIAKFPDILKVEKPEEDEEKIWNLLYEALSHALDSLISMRETEGEGLKNDLLERTDAIEKVVQEISIRAPEVVKEYKCKLENRIKEILEQQVIDENRLAMEVAIFADRCNIDEELVRLESHINQLRQTLNSDSDTPVGRKLDFLIQEMNREINTIGSKANDLSITQNVVEIKSELEKIREQIQNIE, from the coding sequence ATGATAAGAAGTATGACAGGTTTTGGGAGAGGAAGAGCCCAAGCTGACGGCCGGGAGTTTCTGGTTGAGATTAAAACCGTGAACCATAGATATTGTGACATTTATATAAAATTACCAAGGCAGATATCCTTTCTTGAAGATAAAGTAAGGGAAGTAATAGGAAAAAGTATTTCAAGGGGGAAGGTAGATGTCTTCATTAACTATGAAGATTTTAGTGAAGATTCAAAAAATATTTTGATTGATGAAGGGCTTGCAAAAACATATATTAAAAGTGTGGAGTATTTAAGGGATAAATACGGATTGAAAGATGATATATCCGTATCTCTCATAGCAAAATTCCCTGATATTCTGAAAGTGGAAAAACCCGAAGAAGATGAGGAGAAAATCTGGAATCTTCTTTATGAAGCTTTAAGCCACGCCCTTGATTCTTTGATAAGCATGAGAGAGACAGAGGGCGAAGGCTTGAAAAATGATTTGCTTGAAAGGACGGATGCTATTGAAAAAGTTGTTCAGGAAATAAGCATAAGAGCACCGGAAGTTGTAAAAGAATATAAATGTAAACTTGAAAATAGAATAAAGGAAATATTGGAACAGCAGGTGATAGATGAGAATCGCCTGGCAATGGAAGTTGCCATTTTTGCTGACAGATGCAACATTGACGAGGAGCTGGTCAGGCTTGAAAGCCATATAAACCAGCTGCGTCAGACCCTAAACAGTGATTCCGACACGCCTGTCGGAAGAAAACTGGATTTTCTGATTCAGGAAATGAACAGGGAAATTAACACCATAGGTTCTAAAGCAAATGATTTGAGCATAACCCAGAATGTGGTTGAGATTAAAAGTGAATTGGAAAAGATTAGGGAACAAATACAAAATATTGAGTAA
- a CDS encoding response regulator: MKELTFVVVDDAVFMRTLLKKIIEEVETYKVVAEGANGFEAIQKAQLFKPDIMTLDITMPDMDGLTAVKEILKCSPDTKIIMVSAMGQQSMVIEAIKQGAKDFVVKPFEKSRVLQAIKNVTEN, translated from the coding sequence ATGAAAGAGCTCACATTTGTTGTCGTAGATGATGCTGTTTTTATGCGCACACTTCTGAAAAAAATAATAGAAGAAGTTGAAACCTACAAGGTTGTGGCAGAAGGAGCAAACGGATTTGAGGCAATACAAAAGGCACAGCTTTTCAAGCCTGATATCATGACCCTTGACATAACAATGCCGGATATGGATGGTTTGACTGCAGTAAAGGAAATACTAAAATGCAGCCCGGACACCAAAATTATCATGGTCTCGGCCATGGGCCAGCAGTCGATGGTGATTGAGGCAATAAAGCAGGGAGCTAAGGATTTTGTGGTAAAACCTTTTGAAAAGAGCAGAGTATTGCAGGCCATCAAAAATGTGACGGAGAACTGA
- a CDS encoding 16S rRNA (uracil(1498)-N(3))-methyltransferase — translation MPRFFVRKSDIYGDFINISGEDFNHIKKVLRLGKGDKVTVCDGEGTDYLVEIEKIEDAVINTRIVEAMKNATEPPLKVTLFQGLPKSDKMDYIIQKAVELGINEIVPVITERTVVKMDEKSGSKKYERWNRISMEAAKQCNRGIIPKVGIPLSFKEALDNAKGSSLALIPYEKETGIKLKEVLSSSSSVEKVSVFIGPEGGFTETEIETAVSCGICPVTLGPRILRTETAGIAVLSILMYELGDVGA, via the coding sequence ATGCCTAGATTCTTTGTAAGAAAAAGTGACATATACGGTGATTTCATCAATATATCCGGTGAGGATTTTAACCATATAAAAAAAGTTCTGCGATTGGGAAAGGGAGACAAGGTAACTGTTTGTGACGGAGAGGGAACGGATTATTTGGTTGAGATAGAAAAAATTGAAGATGCCGTGATAAATACCAGAATTGTTGAGGCGATGAAGAATGCTACCGAACCTCCTTTAAAGGTTACCCTTTTTCAAGGACTGCCAAAGTCGGATAAAATGGATTATATTATTCAAAAGGCCGTGGAATTGGGGATTAATGAGATTGTTCCTGTTATTACCGAAAGAACCGTGGTAAAAATGGATGAAAAAAGCGGCAGCAAAAAGTATGAACGATGGAACAGAATATCCATGGAAGCGGCCAAACAGTGCAACAGAGGCATTATTCCCAAAGTGGGAATTCCGTTGAGTTTTAAAGAGGCTTTGGATAATGCAAAAGGAAGTTCCCTTGCTTTGATACCCTATGAAAAAGAGACGGGAATCAAGTTAAAAGAAGTGCTTTCAAGCAGCTCCTCAGTAGAAAAAGTGTCTGTGTTTATTGGGCCTGAAGGAGGCTTTACGGAAACGGAAATTGAAACAGCTGTCTCTTGCGGTATATGTCCTGTGACCCTGGGTCCAAGGATATTGAGGACCGAGACCGCCGGGATTGCTGTTTTGTCGATATTAATGTATGAACTGGGGGATGTGGGGGCATGA
- the prmA gene encoding 50S ribosomal protein L11 methyltransferase, protein MKWIEIKIKTTEEACDAISYMLTSIGAGGVAIEDPNEIRRETQKSNSIDYVDDEFLNSLGEDVVVKAYFPGETNVPELVSLIKEKLAFIGTFLNVGEGYCGYAEMDEEDWSNSWKKYYKPLHLTDRLIVKPSWENYDNKDGEIIIEMNPGMAFGTGTHETTKMCAVLLDKYVKDGCRVIDVGCGTGILSIIASKLGAAEVTAVDIDEVAVKVAKENLELNKVDNVRVFKGVLDDIEKEKRDIVVANIIANVIMDISSRVPYYLKKDGLFIASGIIKERKQEVLDECLRKGFECVEIIEMGEWVAIVLRCLDSL, encoded by the coding sequence GTGAAATGGATTGAAATTAAGATAAAAACAACAGAAGAAGCATGTGATGCCATATCTTATATGCTTACTTCAATCGGAGCGGGAGGGGTTGCCATCGAGGACCCCAATGAAATAAGAAGGGAGACACAAAAATCCAATTCCATTGACTATGTCGATGATGAGTTTTTGAATTCCCTGGGAGAGGACGTGGTTGTAAAAGCGTATTTCCCGGGTGAGACCAATGTACCGGAGCTTGTGTCGCTCATAAAAGAAAAGCTTGCTTTTATCGGCACTTTCTTAAATGTCGGTGAAGGATACTGCGGTTATGCCGAAATGGATGAAGAGGATTGGAGTAATTCATGGAAAAAATATTACAAACCTCTTCACCTTACAGACAGATTGATTGTTAAGCCTTCCTGGGAAAATTACGATAATAAAGACGGTGAAATAATTATTGAAATGAATCCGGGCATGGCTTTTGGCACGGGCACCCATGAAACCACTAAAATGTGTGCGGTTTTGCTTGACAAATATGTAAAGGACGGATGCAGAGTTATCGATGTCGGCTGCGGTACGGGAATTTTGTCCATAATAGCAAGCAAATTGGGAGCGGCGGAAGTCACTGCCGTGGATATTGACGAAGTGGCGGTAAAGGTGGCAAAAGAGAACCTTGAGCTTAACAAAGTTGACAATGTCCGCGTTTTTAAAGGTGTTTTGGACGATATTGAAAAGGAAAAAAGAGATATTGTTGTTGCCAATATTATTGCCAATGTTATTATGGACATATCATCAAGAGTGCCGTATTATTTGAAAAAAGACGGGCTTTTTATTGCGTCGGGAATTATCAAAGAAAGAAAGCAGGAAGTGCTGGACGAGTGTTTGAGAAAAGGTTTTGAGTGTGTGGAAATTATTGAGATGGGGGAATGGGTGGCGATTGTTTTAAGATGCCTAGATTCTTTGTAA
- the dnaJ gene encoding molecular chaperone DnaJ produces MAGKRDYYEILGVDRGASDAEIKKAYRKLAKQYHPDMNPGDKAAEAKFKEINEAYEVLSDPQKRARYDQFGHSAFDPNGFGGGGFGGGFTGGFGDFDFGGFGDIFEAFFGSGFGTRTSSARRGPQKGADLKYSMEVSFEEAAFGTEKEVTVSRLEICPTCSGSGTKPGHQPVTCRQCNGTGQVQYKQRTPFGQIVNVRTCDVCHGEGKIITNPCETCGGKGRVRKHTKLKVRIPAGIDNGETISLRGEGEHGIKGGPSGDLFITIKVKPHPIFKRHGNDVNCEIPITFTQAALGAEIEVPTLDGKEKIVIPEGTQTGTVFKLKGKGIPFLRSSGRGDQYVKVNIEVPRKLNEKQKEVLRQFAELVGDEVHEQRKGFFNKMKDALGM; encoded by the coding sequence ATGGCAGGCAAAAGGGATTATTACGAGATCCTTGGAGTTGACAGAGGTGCATCCGATGCAGAAATAAAAAAAGCTTACAGAAAGCTTGCTAAACAGTATCACCCTGATATGAATCCCGGTGATAAGGCTGCCGAAGCAAAATTTAAGGAAATTAATGAAGCCTATGAGGTATTAAGTGACCCGCAGAAAAGAGCGCGTTATGACCAATTCGGCCATTCCGCATTTGATCCCAACGGTTTTGGCGGAGGAGGTTTTGGCGGGGGATTTACCGGTGGATTTGGCGATTTTGATTTTGGCGGATTTGGAGATATTTTTGAAGCGTTTTTCGGAAGTGGATTTGGAACCAGAACTTCCAGTGCAAGAAGAGGGCCTCAAAAGGGTGCGGATCTTAAGTATTCCATGGAAGTCTCATTTGAAGAGGCAGCTTTCGGAACAGAGAAGGAAGTTACGGTCAGCAGGTTGGAAATATGTCCGACTTGCAGCGGTTCCGGAACAAAGCCCGGTCATCAGCCTGTTACATGCAGGCAGTGTAACGGAACTGGCCAGGTGCAGTACAAGCAGAGAACACCTTTTGGACAGATTGTCAATGTAAGAACATGTGACGTATGCCACGGTGAAGGCAAAATTATTACAAATCCTTGTGAAACTTGTGGCGGCAAAGGAAGGGTAAGAAAGCATACCAAACTGAAGGTTAGGATACCTGCCGGTATTGACAACGGTGAGACGATATCATTAAGAGGTGAGGGCGAGCATGGAATTAAAGGCGGGCCGTCCGGTGACCTTTTCATAACCATCAAGGTGAAACCACATCCAATTTTCAAAAGACATGGCAACGACGTTAACTGTGAGATTCCCATAACTTTTACCCAGGCGGCGCTGGGAGCTGAGATTGAAGTCCCAACACTGGATGGAAAGGAAAAAATTGTTATTCCTGAAGGTACTCAGACAGGCACTGTATTTAAGCTTAAAGGGAAAGGAATACCTTTCTTAAGAAGCAGCGGCAGAGGAGACCAGTATGTAAAGGTAAATATTGAAGTGCCGAGAAAACTTAATGAAAAACAGAAAGAGGTTTTAAGACAGTTTGCAGAACTCGTGGGTGATGAGGTACACGAGCAGAGAAAAGGATTTTTTAATAAAATGAAAGATGCTTTGGGCATGTAG
- the dnaK gene encoding molecular chaperone DnaK: MGKVIGIDLGTTNSCVAVMEGGEPVVIPNSEGSRTTPSVVAFTKNNERLVGQVAKRQAITNPERTIISIKRDMGTDKRVKIDDKSYTPQEISAMILQKIKADAEAYLGEKVTQAVITVPAYFSDSQRQATKDAGRIAGLEVLRIINEPTAAALAYGLDKESDQKILVFDLGGGTFDVSILEIGDGVFEVLATSGNNRLGGDDFDQRIIDYLIDLFKKEHGIDLSTDKMAMQRLKEAAEKAKIELSGVTTTNINLPFITADANGPKHLDVTLTRAKFEELTADLVEKTMEPTRRALEDSGLTPDKIDKILLVGGSTRIPAVQEAVRKFFGKEPFKGINPDECVAIGAAIQAGVLTGEVKDLLLLDVTPLSLGIETLGGVFTKLIERNTTIPTKKSQIFSTAADGQTAVTVRVFQGERAMAADNKLLGEFTLDGIPPAPKGVPQIEVTFDIDANGIVHVSAKDLGTGKEQHITITASTNLSEAEIEKAINEAKKYEEEDRKRKESAETRNNADSMVFQAEKTLKDLGDKLSSEDKAKIEAEIEKVREALKGTDTQAIKKATEDLQQAFYSVSAKIYQQGQAAGANPGAQTTGGEQGNVYDAEYKVVDDDK; encoded by the coding sequence ATGGGAAAGGTTATCGGCATAGATCTTGGAACGACCAACTCTTGCGTTGCAGTTATGGAAGGCGGAGAGCCTGTTGTAATTCCAAATTCCGAGGGTTCCAGAACCACACCTTCAGTTGTGGCTTTTACAAAAAACAATGAAAGACTTGTGGGACAGGTGGCAAAAAGGCAGGCTATTACGAATCCTGAAAGAACTATTATTTCTATTAAAAGGGACATGGGAACTGACAAAAGAGTAAAAATTGATGATAAAAGCTATACTCCCCAGGAGATTTCGGCAATGATTCTTCAAAAAATAAAAGCGGATGCCGAGGCATATTTAGGTGAGAAAGTTACCCAGGCTGTAATAACAGTGCCGGCATATTTCAGCGACTCTCAAAGACAGGCTACAAAGGATGCTGGCAGGATCGCAGGTTTGGAAGTTTTAAGAATAATCAACGAGCCTACGGCAGCGGCTTTGGCATATGGACTGGACAAGGAAAGCGACCAGAAAATTCTTGTCTTTGACCTCGGTGGTGGTACGTTCGACGTATCCATACTGGAAATAGGAGACGGAGTTTTTGAAGTCCTTGCAACAAGCGGTAACAACAGATTGGGTGGAGATGACTTTGACCAAAGAATAATAGACTATTTGATAGACCTCTTCAAAAAAGAGCACGGCATTGATTTGAGCACTGACAAGATGGCAATGCAGAGACTCAAGGAAGCGGCAGAAAAAGCTAAAATTGAGCTTTCCGGCGTTACCACCACAAATATAAATCTTCCTTTTATTACGGCTGATGCAAATGGCCCGAAACACCTCGATGTTACGTTGACAAGAGCGAAGTTTGAAGAGTTGACGGCAGATCTTGTGGAAAAGACAATGGAACCTACAAGAAGGGCGTTGGAGGACTCGGGACTTACTCCGGATAAAATTGACAAGATTCTTTTGGTTGGCGGTTCCACAAGAATACCGGCCGTACAGGAAGCTGTAAGGAAATTCTTTGGCAAGGAGCCCTTTAAAGGAATAAATCCTGACGAATGTGTTGCCATAGGCGCAGCTATTCAGGCGGGGGTACTTACCGGAGAAGTAAAAGATCTTCTGCTTCTTGATGTAACTCCTCTTTCTCTTGGAATTGAAACTTTGGGTGGTGTGTTCACAAAACTTATTGAAAGAAATACTACGATACCGACCAAGAAAAGCCAGATTTTCTCAACTGCCGCAGACGGTCAGACAGCTGTTACCGTAAGGGTATTCCAGGGAGAAAGAGCCATGGCTGCTGACAACAAGCTTTTGGGAGAATTTACTCTTGACGGTATACCACCGGCACCGAAAGGCGTGCCTCAGATTGAGGTAACCTTTGACATAGATGCGAACGGTATTGTGCATGTTTCGGCAAAGGACCTTGGTACAGGAAAAGAGCAGCACATAACCATAACTGCTTCTACGAACCTGTCCGAAGCTGAGATAGAAAAAGCTATAAATGAAGCCAAGAAGTATGAAGAAGAGGACAGAAAGAGAAAAGAAAGTGCCGAGACAAGAAACAATGCCGACTCAATGGTATTCCAGGCTGAGAAAACATTAAAAGATTTGGGAGATAAACTTAGCAGTGAAGACAAAGCGAAGATTGAAGCAGAAATAGAAAAGGTCAGGGAAGCTTTGAAGGGAACGGATACCCAGGCAATCAAGAAAGCAACGGAAGATTTGCAGCAGGCATTCTACAGTGTATCGGCAAAAATCTATCAGCAAGGGCAGGCTGCAGGTGCAAATCCCGGTGCTCAAACGACCGGCGGAGAACAGGGAAATGTGTATGACGCCGAGTACAAGGTAGTGGATGACGACAAATAA
- the grpE gene encoding nucleotide exchange factor GrpE has translation MKDEISNEIKNDGDLGKDKEIACEEAADNKEAACEAVDEAANGAGNAAENEAVNEVNDETGCEAACEASLKEEIDNLKSQLEEKTKKCEEYFSMLQRTAAEFDNYKKRTVKEKEAIYTDAMSDVVASFLPVVDNIERALLASEKEADFKALREGIELIYRQFKEIMTKLGVEEIKALGEKFDPNLHNAVMHIEDSEYEENVIVEEFQKGYKFKDKVIRHSMVKVAN, from the coding sequence ATGAAAGATGAAATCAGCAACGAGATAAAAAATGACGGAGATCTTGGCAAAGATAAAGAAATAGCTTGCGAAGAGGCAGCGGATAACAAAGAAGCCGCCTGTGAGGCGGTTGATGAAGCCGCAAACGGAGCTGGGAACGCGGCTGAAAATGAAGCAGTAAATGAGGTTAATGATGAGACCGGTTGTGAGGCTGCTTGTGAGGCTTCCCTCAAGGAAGAAATAGATAATCTTAAAAGTCAGTTGGAGGAAAAGACAAAAAAGTGTGAAGAGTACTTTAGCATGCTGCAGAGGACGGCGGCAGAGTTTGACAATTATAAAAAGAGGACTGTTAAAGAAAAGGAAGCCATTTACACTGATGCCATGAGTGATGTGGTTGCATCTTTTCTGCCGGTGGTTGACAATATTGAAAGAGCTCTTTTGGCATCAGAAAAGGAAGCTGATTTTAAGGCGTTGAGGGAAGGTATAGAATTAATTTATCGCCAGTTTAAAGAAATTATGACAAAGCTTGGCGTTGAAGAGATAAAAGCTTTGGGCGAGAAATTCGACCCAAACTTACATAATGCGGTTATGCACATAGAGGATTCCGAATATGAGGAAAACGTTATTGTTGAAGAATTCCAGAAAGGATATAAATTTAAGGACAAGGTTATAAGACACAGCATGGTAAAGGTTGCAAACTGA
- the hrcA gene encoding heat-inducible transcriptional repressor HrcA, which yields MFLDERKKRILQSIIDDYISTAEPVGSRTVARKHELGLSSATIRNEMADLEEMGYLTQPHTSAGRIPSDKGYRFYVDQLMKQSELTMEEIYSIKSAMDTKINELSQLLKQVSVAMSKITKYASMAALPEKKNSVLKAVQVVPVEKGKALVVVITNSGTIKNSLINISETVLPEHLVYVSNIFNEKLSGLTIGQINMPVIREIELLMGPSQDILMPVLNGVTDCIEQIDKSEVFLEGAINMLNYPEFSNVERAREFLKLMVEKDLISRVLKDANSEKDKIVIKIGHENDIEEMKECSLITTTYTAGDVVIGTIGIIGPTRMEYSKVLAAINYMKSKMKEHVERLIGKDLSGK from the coding sequence ATGTTCTTGGACGAGAGAAAAAAGAGAATTCTGCAATCCATAATTGACGACTATATAAGCACTGCAGAGCCTGTAGGTTCAAGAACTGTTGCAAGGAAGCATGAGCTTGGCTTGAGTTCGGCCACTATCAGAAATGAAATGGCTGACTTGGAAGAGATGGGCTATCTTACACAACCTCATACTTCTGCGGGACGTATTCCTTCTGATAAAGGCTACAGATTTTATGTGGATCAGCTGATGAAGCAAAGTGAATTAACCATGGAAGAAATTTACAGCATTAAATCTGCCATGGATACAAAAATTAATGAGCTAAGCCAGCTTTTGAAGCAGGTATCGGTAGCTATGTCGAAAATTACAAAATATGCTTCCATGGCTGCCTTACCTGAGAAGAAAAACAGTGTTTTGAAGGCTGTGCAGGTTGTTCCGGTGGAAAAAGGAAAAGCTCTTGTAGTTGTCATTACCAATTCGGGAACTATAAAAAACAGTCTTATAAATATATCTGAGACGGTTTTGCCCGAACATTTGGTTTATGTTTCAAATATTTTTAATGAGAAACTGTCCGGGCTTACAATAGGTCAGATAAATATGCCGGTAATCAGAGAAATAGAGCTTCTTATGGGGCCTTCCCAGGATATATTGATGCCGGTGCTTAACGGTGTAACTGATTGCATAGAACAGATAGACAAGTCGGAAGTGTTTTTGGAAGGCGCAATCAATATGCTGAATTATCCTGAATTCAGCAATGTGGAGAGGGCTAGAGAATTCCTTAAACTTATGGTTGAAAAGGATTTAATCAGCAGAGTGTTAAAAGACGCCAATTCTGAGAAAGACAAAATCGTTATAAAGATAGGCCATGAAAATGATATTGAGGAAATGAAAGAATGCAGCCTTATTACGACCACATACACTGCAGGCGATGTTGTAATAGGCACAATAGGAATCATTGGCCCTACAAGGATGGAGTATTCGAAGGTTCTGGCAGCTATAAACTATATGAAGTCCAAGATGAAAGAACATGTTGAAAGACTGATAGGAAAGGATCTTTCCGGGAAATAA